A stretch of the Acanthopagrus latus isolate v.2019 chromosome 9, fAcaLat1.1, whole genome shotgun sequence genome encodes the following:
- the LOC119025334 gene encoding collagen alpha-3(VI) chain-like → MRDFVQKAVEKLSVDDKKDRVSVVQYSRDPTVQFYLNTYTTKGDILDTVRGLRHKGGSPLKTGEALQYLRDNVFTASAGSRRLEGVPQVLILLSGGRSYDSVDAPASALKQMGVLMFAVGTRGSDLRELQKISHDSRSAITVPDFTDLAGVQEQLQSSVEAVVVDVTPETPTETVDTGKKDVVFLLDGSDGTRNGFPAMRDFVERVVEKLNVGPNNDRVSVVQYSRDPEVNFYLNTYTTKEDVVDSVRGLNHRGGSPLNTGAALRYVRDNVFTNSSGSRRLQGVPQMLILLNGGKSFDNVDTPASALKQQGIFVIGIGTRNSDRSELQKISHEPSYALSVPEFTDLPGVQEQLSTVLSTVRVRGTPMTPTVTAERKPPGKDVVFLLDGSDGTRRGFPAMRDFVQKAVEKLSVDDKKDRVSVVQYSRDPTVQFYLNTYTTKGDILDTVRGLRHKGGSPLKTGEALQYLRDNVFTASAGSRRLEGVPQVLILLSGGRSYDSVDAPASALKQMGVLMFAVGTRGSDLRELQKISHDSRSAITVPDFTDLAGVQEQLQSSVEAVVVDVTPETPTETVDTGKKDVVFLLDGSDGTRNGFPAMRDFVERVVEKLNVGPNNDRVSVVQYSRDPEVNFYLNTYTTKEDVVDSVRGLNHRGGSPLNTGAALRYVRDNVFTNSSGSRRLQGVPQMLILLNGGKSFDNVDTPASALKQQGIFVIGIGTRNSDRSELQKISHEPSYALSVPEFTDLPGVQEQLSTVLSTVRVRGTPMTPTVTAERKPPGKDVVFLLDGSDGTRRGFPAMRDFVQKAVEKLSVDDKKDRVSVVQYSRDPTVQFYLNTYTTKGDILDTVRGLRHKGGSPLKTGEALQYLRDNVFTASAGSRRLEGVPQVLILLSGGRSYDSVDAPASALKQMGVLMFAVGTRGSDLRELQKISHDSRSAITVPDFTDLAGVQEQLQSSVEAVVVDVTPETPTETVDTGKKDVVFLLDGSDGTRNGFPAMRDFVERVVEKLNVGPNNDRVSVVQYSRDPEVNFYLNTYTTKEDVVDSVRGLNHRGGSPLNTGAALRYVRDNVFTNSSGSRRLQGVPQMLILLNGGKSFDNVDTPASALKQQGIFVIGIGTRNSDRSELQKISHEPSYALSVPEFTDLPGVQEQLSTVLSTVRVRGTPMTPTVTAERKPPGKDVVFLLDGSDGTRRGFPAMRDFVQKAVEKLSVDDKKDRVSVVQYSRDPTVQFYLNTYTTKGDILDTVRGLRHKGGSPLKTGEALQYLRDNVFTASAGSRRLEGVPQVLILLSGGRSYDSVDAPASALKQMGVLMFAVGTRGSDLRELQKISHDSRSAITVPDFTDLAGVQEQLQSSVEAVVVDVTPETPTETVDTGKKDVVFLLDGSDGTRNGFPAMRDFVERVVEKLNVGPNNDRVSVVQYSRDPEVNFYLNTYTTKEDVVDSVRGLNHRGGSPLNTGAALRYVRDNVFTNSSGSRRLQGVPQMLILLNGGKSFDNVDTPASALKQQGIFVIGIGTRNSDRSELQKISHEPSYALSVPEFTDLPGVQEQLSTVLSTVRVRGTPMTPTVTAERKPPGKDVVFLLDGSDGTRRGFPAMRDFVQKAVEKLSVDDKKDRVSVVQYSRDPTVQFYLNTYTTKGDILDTVRGLRHKGGSPLKTGEALQYLRDNVFTASAGSRRLEGVPQVLILLSGGRSYDSVDAPASALKQMGVLMFAVGTRGSDLRELQKISHDSRSAITVPDFTDLAGVQEQLQSSVEAVVVDVTPETPTETVDTGKKDVVFLLDGSDGTRNGFPAMRDFVERVVEKLNVGPNNDRVSVVQYSRDPEVNFYLNTYTTKEDVVDSVRGLNHRGGSPLNTGAALRYVRDNVFTNSSGSRRLQGVPQMLILLNGGKSFDNVDTPASALKQQGIFVIGIGTRNSDRSELQKISHEPSYALSVPEFTDLPGVQEQLSTVLSTVRVRGTPMTPTVTGKKVTDFYTPMSLQHAH, encoded by the exons ATGCGAGACTTTGTCCAAAAGGCAGTAGAGAAACTCAGTGTGGATGACAAGAAAGACCGCGTCTCAGTGGTtcagtacagcagagatccaACTGTCCAGTTCTATCTGAACACGTACACAACAAAAGGCGATATCCTTGACACTGTCAGAGGTTTGAGGCACAAAGGCGGAAGCCCCCTCAAGACTGGAGAAGCTCTCCAGTACTTGAGGGACAATGTCTTCACGGCTTCTGCCGGAAGCAGGCGCCTGGAAGGAGTTCCGCAAGTCCTAATATTGTTAAGCGGTGGAAGGTCTTATGACAGTGTTGATgccccagcctctgctctgaaacagATGGGCGTCCTGATGTTTGCAGTTGGAACCAGGGGCTCTGATTTGAGAGAACTGCAGAAGATATCCCACGATTCCCGCAGTGCTATAACTGTACCTGACTTCACTGACCTAGCCGGTGTCCAAGAGCAACTTCAGTCCTCTGTGGAGGCTGTGGTTGTTGATGTCACCCCAGAAACGCCCACCGAAACTG tTGACACCGGCAAAAAGGATGTTGTCTTCCTTCTGGATGGTTCTGATGGCACACGGAATGGCTTCCCTGCCATGCGTGATTTTGTGGAGAGAGTTGTTGAGAAACTTAATGTGGGACCAAACAACGACcgtgtctctgtggtgcagtacagcagagatccagaGGTCAATTTCTATCTGAACACATACACCACAAAAGAGGATGTTGTGGATTCGGTCAGAGGACTGAACCACAGAGGGGGCAGTCCCCTCAATACCGGGGCAGCCCTCCGATACGTTAGGGACAACGTCTTTACCAACTCCTCCGGGAGTAGGCGCCTGCAAGGTGTCCCACAAATGTTGATCCTGCTAAATGGCGGAAAGTCTTTTGACAATGTAGATaccccagcctctgctctcaAACAGCAAGGCATCTTTGTGATTGGCATTGGAACAAGGAACTCTGACAGAAGTGAGCTGCAGAAGATATCACATGAGCCTAGTTATGCTCTTTCGGTGCCTGAGTTCACTGACCTCCCCGGTGTCCAGGAACAGCTCTCCACTGTACTGAGTACAGTGCGAGTGAGGGGCACGCCCATGACACCAACAGTAACTG CGGAGAGAAAGCCACCAGGAAAGgatgttgtgttcttgttggaTGGATCTGATGGTACTAGACGCGGCTTCCCAGCTATGCGAGACTTTGTCCAAAAGGCAGTAGAGAAACTCAGTGTGGATGACAAGAAAGACCGCGTCTCAGTGGTtcagtacagcagagatccaACTGTCCAGTTCTATCTGAACACGTACACAACAAAAGGCGATATCCTTGACACTGTCAGAGGTTTGAGGCACAAAGGCGGAAGCCCCCTCAAGACTGGAGAAGCTCTCCAGTACTTGAGGGACAATGTCTTCACGGCTTCTGCCGGAAGCAGGCGCCTGGAAGGAGTTCCGCAAGTCCTAATATTGTTAAGCGGTGGAAGGTCTTATGACAGTGTTGATgccccagcctctgctctgaaacagATGGGCGTCCTGATGTTTGCAGTTGGAACCAGGGGCTCTGATTTGAGAGAACTGCAGAAGATATCCCACGATTCCCGCAGTGCTATAACTGTACCTGACTTCACTGACCTAGCCGGTGTCCAAGAGCAACTTCAGTCCTCTGTGGAGGCTGTGGTTGTTGATGTCACCCCAGAAACGCCCACCGAAACTG tTGACACCGGCAAAAAGGATGTTGTCTTCCTTCTGGATGGTTCTGATGGCACACGGAATGGCTTCCCTGCCATGCGTGATTTTGTGGAGAGAGTTGTTGAGAAACTTAATGTGGGACCAAACAACGACcgtgtctctgtggtgcagtacagcagagatccagaGGTCAATTTCTATCTGAACACATACACCACAAAAGAGGATGTTGTGGATTCGGTCAGAGGACTGAACCACAGAGGGGGCAGTCCCCTCAATACCGGGGCAGCCCTCCGATACGTTAGGGACAACGTCTTTACCAACTCCTCCGGGAGTAGGCGCCTGCAAGGTGTCCCACAAATGTTGATCCTGCTAAATGGCGGAAAGTCTTTTGACAATGTAGATaccccagcctctgctctcaAACAGCAAGGCATCTTTGTGATTGGCATTGGAACAAGGAACTCTGACAGAAGTGAGCTGCAGAAGATATCACATGAGCCTAGTTATGCTCTTTCGGTGCCTGAGTTCACTGACCTCCCCGGTGTCCAGGAACAGCTCTCCACTGTACTGAGTACAGTGCGAGTGAGGGGCACGCCCATGACACCAACAGTAACTG CGGAGAGAAAGCCACCAGGAAAGgatgttgtgttcttgttggaTGGATCTGATGGTACTAGACGCGGCTTCCCAGCTATGCGAGACTTTGTCCAAAAGGCAGTAGAGAAACTCAGTGTGGATGACAAGAAAGACCGCGTCTCAGTGGTtcagtacagcagagatccaACTGTCCAGTTCTATCTGAACACGTACACAACAAAAGGCGATATCCTTGACACTGTCAGAGGTTTGAGGCACAAAGGCGGAAGCCCCCTCAAGACTGGAGAAGCTCTCCAGTACTTGAGGGACAATGTCTTCACGGCTTCTGCCGGAAGCAGGCGCCTGGAAGGAGTTCCGCAAGTCCTAATATTGTTAAGCGGTGGAAGGTCTTATGACAGTGTTGATgccccagcctctgctctgaaacagATGGGCGTCCTGATGTTTGCAGTTGGAACAAGGGGCTCTGATTTGAGAGAACTGCAGAAGATATCCCACGATTCCCGCAGTGCTATAACTGTACCTGACTTCACTGACCTAGCCGGTGTCCAAGAGCAACTTCAGTCCTCTGTGGAGGCTGTGGTTGTTGATGTCACCCCAGAAACGCCCACCGAAACTG tTGACACCGGCAAAAAGGATGTTGTCTTCCTTCTGGATGGTTCTGATGGCACACGGAATGGCTTCCCTGCCATGCGTGATTTTGTGGAGAGAGTTGTTGAGAAACTTAATGTGGGACCAAACAACGACcgtgtctctgtggtgcagtacagcagagatccagaGGTCAATTTCTATCTGAACACATACACCACAAAAGAGGATGTTGTGGATTCGGTCAGAGGACTGAACCACAGAGGGGGCAGTCCCCTCAATACCGGGGCAGCCCTCCGATACGTTAGGGACAACGTCTTTACCAACTCCTCCGGGAGTAGGCGCCTGCAAGGTGTCCCACAAATGTTGATCCTGCTAAATGGCGGAAAGTCTTTTGACAATGTAGATaccccagcctctgctctcaAACAGCAAGGCATCTTTGTGATTGGCATTGGAACAAGGAACTCTGACAGAAGTGAGCTGCAGAAGATATCACATGAGCCTAGTTATGCTCTTTCGGTGCCTGAGTTCACTGACCTCCCCGGTGTCCAGGAACAGCTCTCCACTGTACTGAGTACAGTGCGAGTGAGGGGCACGCCCATGACACCAACAGTAACTG CGGAGAGAAAGCCACCAGGAAAGgatgttgtgttcttgttggaTGGATCTGATGGTACTAGACGCGGCTTCCCAGCTATGCGAGACTTTGTCCAAAAGGCAGTAGAGAAACTCAGTGTGGATGACAAGAAAGACCGCGTCTCAGTGGTtcagtacagcagagatccaACTGTCCAGTTCTATCTGAACACGTACACAACAAAAGGCGATATCCTTGACACTGTCAGAGGTTTGAGGCACAAAGGCGGAAGCCCCCTCAAGACTGGAGAAGCTCTCCAGTACTTGAGGGACAATGTCTTCACGGCTTCTGCCGGAAGCAGGCGCCTGGAAGGAGTTCCGCAAGTCCTAATATTGTTAAGCGGTGGAAGGTCTTATGACAGTGTTGATgccccagcctctgctctgaaacagATGGGCGTCCTGATGTTTGCAGTTGGAACCAGGGGCTCTGATTTGAGAGAACTGCAGAAGATATCCCACGATTCCCGCAGTGCTATAACTGTACCTGACTTCACTGACCTAGCCGGTGTCCAAGAGCAACTTCAGTCCTCTGTGGAGGCTGTGGTTGTTGATGTCACCCCAGAAACGCCCACCGAAACTG tTGACACCGGCAAAAAGGATGTTGTCTTCCTTCTGGATGGTTCTGATGGCACACGGAATGGCTTCCCTGCCATGCGTGATTTTGTGGAGAGAGTTGTTGAGAAACTTAATGTGGGACCAAACAACGACcgtgtctctgtggtgcagtacagcagagatccagaGGTCAATTTCTATCTGAACACATACACCACAAAAGAGGATGTTGTGGATTCGGTCAGAGGACTGAACCACAGAGGGGGCAGTCCCCTCAATACCGGGGCAGCCCTCCGATACGTTAGGGACAACGTCTTTACCAACTCCTCCGGGAGTAGGCGCCTGCAAGGTGTCCCACAAATGTTGATCCTGCTAAATGGCGGAAAGTCTTTTGACAATGTAGATaccccagcctctgctctcaAACAGCAAGGCATCTTTGTGATTGGCATTGGAACAAGGAACTCTGACAGAAGTGAGCTGCAGAAGATATCACATGAGCCTAGTTATGCTCTTTCGGTGCCTGAGTTCACTGACCTCCCCGGTGTCCAGGAACAGCTCTCCACTGTACTGAGTACAGTGCGAGTGAGGGGCACGCCCATGACACCAACAGTAACTG CGGAGAGAAAGCCACCAGGAAAGgatgttgtgttcttgttggaTGGATCTGATGGTACTAGACGCGGCTTCCCAGCTATGCGAGACTTTGTCCAAAAGGCAGTAGAGAAACTCAGTGTGGATGACAAGAAAGACCGCGTCTCAGTGGTtcagtacagcagagatccaACTGTCCAGTTCTATCTGAACACGTACACAACAAAAGGCGATATCCTTGACACTGTCAGAGGTTTGAGGCACAAAGGCGGAAGCCCCCTCAAGACTGGAGAAGCTCTCCAGTACTTGAGGGACAATGTCTTCACGGCTTCTGCCGGAAGCAGGCGCCTGGAAGGAGTTCCGCAAGTCCTAATATTGTTAAGCGGTGGAAGGTCTTATGACAGTGTTGATgccccagcctctgctctgaaacagATGGGCGTCCTGATGTTTGCAGTTGGAACCAGGGGCTCTGATTTGAGAGAACTGCAGAAGATATCCCACGATTCCCGCAGTGCTATAACTGTACCTGACTTCACTGACCTAGCCGGTGTCCAAGAGCAACTTCAGTCCTCTGTGGAGGCTGTGGTTGTTGATGTCACCCCAGAAACGCCCACCGAAACTG tTGACACCGGCAAAAAGGATGTTGTCTTCCTTCTGGATGGTTCTGATGGCACACGGAATGGCTTCCCTGCCATGCGTGATTTTGTGGAGAGAGTTGTTGAGAAACTTAATGTGGGACCAAACAACGACcgtgtctctgtggtgcagtacagcagagatccagaGGTCAATTTCTATCTGAACACATACACCACAAAAGAGGATGTTGTGGATTCGGTCAGAGGACTGAACCACAGAGGGGGCAGTCCCCTCAATACCGGGGCAGCCCTCCGATACGTTAGGGACAACGTCTTTACCAACTCCTCCGGGAGTAGGCGCCTGCAAGGTGTCCCACAAATGTTGATCCTGCTAAATGGCGGAAAGTCTTTTGACAATGTAGATaccccagcctctgctctcaAACAGCAAGGCATCTTTGTGATTGGCATTGGAACAAGGAACTCTGACAGAAGTGAGCTGCAGAAGATATCACATGAGCCTAGTTATGCTCTTTCGGTGCCTGAGTTCACTGACCTCCCCGGTGTCCAGGAACAGCTCTCCACTGTACTGAGTACAGTGCGAGTGAGGGGCACGCCCATGACACCAACAGTAACTGGTAAGAAAGTGACTGACTTTTACACAccaatgtcactgcagcacgcACATTGA